Below is a window of Candidatus Poribacteria bacterium DNA.
GTTATCAACGCAGTAGACCGAACCGTCAGGACCAATGGTTACACCGTGTGGATTGGCGAAGATGCCATCTCCCCATGTCCGAAGCACATCACCATCAGAGTTGAAAATAACCATCGGATGTGTCCCACGATTAAATACGTAAACATTATCATCTGCATCAACAGCGACAGCAGTGGCTTCTTTGTAAGTCCAATCTTCGGGTATATTGCCCCAATCTTCTCCCGATACCTGATATGTAAAATCTCCAGCACCTAAAGTGACCATGTTTTCCCCTCCAATAATATAAAAACCCAAGCCGCTATGTATTGAACTTCCATCCATTTTCTGTTAAAGGCATTCACCAGCTCAATGAACCAATAAACTAATGAACCAACTCGGTTGATTATAACACACCTAGCGCAACGATGTGAAGATCAAAATAATTGATGAACATTCAGTTACCCTGTAGGAGGGATCTCCGAATCCCGACACCTTACTAAGTGGACCCATGAAAATAGTTGAGGGTTGTTGACAAGGCGGTCTGAATATGCTACCATGCGCGCCAAATCTTCGTCATTGAAACCATGGAATCTGCCAATGCAAATTGCTTTGAATCCCGATTTTATCTGGGTACTATTTTTGGGTGCGGCTATCAACGGTGCTCTCGCCTTTTGGGTATACAATGATAGTAAATTGCAAGAGCGATCTGGGTTCTGGGCTTTGGGCACCTTTTTCCTGCCCCATGCGTTCTTTCCGCTTTACTTTTGGAATCAGATGCCCGAACTCATTTGGACCTGCCCTAAATGCCAACGGGATAATCGGGCATGGTCGCGCAAATGTGGACGCTGCAATCAGTTCTACACAGCGGAGGAAACAGTTGCAAGGCTGCACGGTTATCTCAATCCATCAGACCCGGTGGTCATTATTCTAATAGCCTTTCTATTTCAAGAAGTTGCGCGCTATATCGCAATCTCAATGGCGACAGGATTTGAGATGCTGCCGGAAACAGACGCCGTGTATACGCTCCCAACTTCCTACTTCTGGAGCGTTAAGCTAGTCGTCGGAAATGTGCTGATTTGGCTATCTCTTTTCTGCATCACTGGACGCTATCGCAGGAATATAAGGTCTATTGGCTTAGGGTACAGCGGCAACCTTACCGACTTGGGGCTGCCGCTATTGCTCGCTCCCGCTTTAGCTTTTGTTTCAGTAGGTTTCATGCAAGGAATAAGTTGGTTTAGCCAAGAAATCCCCCTAGAAAAACTAGGAAACTTGGCTCAATGGGAGCAGCAGCAATGGTCGAACAGTATGCCAGAAAACCTCGGAGATGGCACAGTAATCCTACTCGGTTTTGTGATGTTAATTCTAATGCCGGTGGGGGAGGAGATCCTCTTTCGGGGAATTGCGTATATCGGTTTCGCTAGTCGGTTTGGTCAGACTAAAGGAATGCTACTCAGTGCGCTGCTTTTTGCGGTGCTCCACGGATACATCCGTTCTTTCATGCCGCTAGTTTTGGGTGGGATTCCAATATTTCTCATGGGACTTACCCTTGCATC
It encodes the following:
- a CDS encoding CPBP family intramembrane metalloprotease — its product is MQIALNPDFIWVLFLGAAINGALAFWVYNDSKLQERSGFWALGTFFLPHAFFPLYFWNQMPELIWTCPKCQRDNRAWSRKCGRCNQFYTAEETVARLHGYLNPSDPVVIILIAFLFQEVARYIAISMATGFEMLPETDAVYTLPTSYFWSVKLVVGNVLIWLSLFCITGRYRRNIRSIGLGYSGNLTDLGLPLLLAPALAFVSVGFMQGISWFSQEIPLEKLGNLAQWEQQQWSNSMPENLGDGTVILLGFVMLILMPVGEEILFRGIAYIGFASRFGQTKGMLLSALLFAVLHGYIRSFMPLVLGGIPIFLMGLTLASLYIRTRSLIPCMITHSLVNLILILVYWM